The proteins below come from a single Melitaea cinxia chromosome 9, ilMelCinx1.1, whole genome shotgun sequence genomic window:
- the LOC123656230 gene encoding 60S ribosomal protein L27: MGKIMKPGKVVLVLSGRYAGRKAIVVKNYDEGTSDKPYGHAFVAGIDRYPRKVHKRMGKNKIHKRSKVKPFVKVVNYNHLMPTRYSVDFSFEKFSAKDLKDPAKRKKLRFNTRVRFEERYKSGKNKWFFQKLRF; encoded by the exons ATGGGTAAGATTATGAAGCCGGGTAAAGTGGTGCTGGTCCTCAGTGGCCGGTACGCGGGACGCAAGGCCATCGTAGTCAAAAACTACGATGAGGGAACGTCGGACAAACCTTACGGTCACGCCTTCGTCGCTGGCATCGACAGATATCCTCGCAAAGTGCACAAGAGGATGGGCAAAAACAAAATCCATAAACGTTCCAAAGTCAAGCCCTTCGTTAAG GTTGTCAACTATAATCACCTTATGCCAACCCGTTATTCGGTTGACTTCAGCTTCGAGAAGTTCAGTGCTAAGGACTTAAAGGACCCCGCGAAACGTAAGAAGCTCCGTTTCAACACACGAGTCCGTTTTGAGGAGAGATACAAGAGTGGCAAGAACAAGTGGTTCTTCCAGAAGCTTAGGTTCTAA
- the LOC123656432 gene encoding dynactin subunit 2 gives MADPKYENLPGIAYDQPDVYETGDLPEADQPEPYEEEENDSIEQLHLSVKDSFNKFKGKFLTGNVDFSDRLSRKNRIGYRAGEWELAAEGEPETALQRYNRLRCEFSELLEQVTEQQNKATESEKEEHTKLASQINTTKKLLEELKLEEGEQVDPKAEKLKEYLSTNSKKKHGEVVTAHLKLKPEVTLAQTTRIAQLEHRLHKLEQAAGVRDEEAFRRLQTATGEVTLCGAAATLANQATLLRPADLAAAEARVTSLLSNVEALKTAVKPAEPEVEAKVKELHKLLKQIDGVSHSEILERMEALEALHNQASNFGKSLTELETLQSTIASGVQNNKELLQGVQEVFAHNIDSLQKEIKKLDERISKLATA, from the exons ATGGCAGATCCAAAATACGAAAACCTTCCAGGCATA gCTTACGACCAACCTGATGTCTATGAAACCGGTGATTTGCCGGAGGCAGACCAGCCCGAACCGTATGAAGAAGAAGAGAATGATAGCATTGAACAATTACATCTTTCAGTGAAAGATTCATTCAACAAGTTCAAAGGGAAATTTCTCACAGGAAATGTGGACTTTTCGGACAGATTAAGTAGAAAAAATCGTATTGGATacag GGCCGGTGAGTGGGAGTTAGCTGCTGAGGGTGAGCCAGAAACAGCTCTACAACGCTATAACCGACTTCGCTGTGAGTTCTCAGAGCTACTTGAACAGGTCACTGAACAACAGAATAAAGCTACTGAAAGTGAAAAG GAGGAGCATACAAAACTAGCATCACAAATCAACACAACAAAGAAACTTCTTGAAGAACTGAAGCTGGAAGAGGGTGAACAAGTTGATCCAAAGGCTGAGAAATTAAA aGAGTACCTGAGCACAAATAGTAAGAAAAAACATGGGGAAGTTGTAACAGCACATCTAAAACTCAAGCCTGAGGTAACTCTGGCACAGACCACTAGGATAGCTCAACTAGAACACAG ATTACATAAGTTGGAACAAGCGGCCGGTGTGAGAGATGAGGAAGCATTCCGTAGGTTACAGACAGCTACGGGAGAG GTGACATTGTGTGGAGCAGCAGCAACGCTCGCAAATCAGGCCACATTACTTCGTCCTGCGGATTTAGCAGCGGCTGAAGCAAGAGTCACGTCGCTACTCTCAAATGTAGAGGCTTTAAAGACAGCAGTTAAACCAGCAGAACCAGAGGTTGAAGCAAAG GTGAAAGAACTACATAAACTGTTAAAACAAATAGATGGTGTGTCACATTCCGAAATCTTAGAACGAATGGAGGCGCTTGAAGCTCTTCATAATCAAg caaGTAACTTTGGAAAGTCATTGACAGAGTTAGAAACGCTTCAAAGCACTATAGCAAGCGGTGTTCAGAATAACAAAGAGCTACTCCAGGGAGTCCAAGAAGTATTTGCTCATAATATTGACAGTCTAcagaaagaaattaaaaaattagacgAGAGAATCAGCAAGTTAGCGACTGCATGA
- the LOC123656762 gene encoding B-cell receptor-associated protein 31: protein MSLQWTIIATFLYAEIAFVLLLTLPIASPARWNKFFKSKFLAYVSSQASIYFIVLIGVLVLCLLDAIREMQKYSNLEPSDHQHLDAEMQGNMRLFRAQRNFYISGIALFLLVVIRRVIQMICELASLYAQSEANFRQAQSATSAAKTLLEKQGAGDEVTKKELEDLQGQVELLKKELAKEKKDKEAVKSQAESLNREYDRLTEEHSKLQKKITIAGGDKKDE, encoded by the coding sequence ATGAGTCTCCAGTGGACCATCATCGCTACGTTTCTATACGCCGAAATAGCATTTGTGCTATTATTGACTTTGCCGATCGCAAGTCCTGCAAGATGGAATAAGTTTTTCAAATCGAAATTTTTGGCTTATGTAAGTAGCCAAGCGTCTATATATTTCATTGTGTTGATTGGTGTACTGGTATTATGTCTTCTAGACGCCATCCGGGAGATGCAAAAGTACTCAAACTTAGAGCCTTCAGACCATCAGCACTTGGATGCGGAAATGCAAGGTAACATGCGCTTATTCCGCGCCCAAAGGAACTTCTACATCTCAGGTATTGCCTTATTCCTTCTTGTTGTCATTCGGCGCGTCATCCAGATGATCTGCGAACTAGCTAGTTTGTATGCTCAGTCCGAGGCAAACTTCCGTCAGGCTCAAAGTGCAACAAGTGCGGCTAAGACGCTGCTCGAAAAACAGGGCGCCGGCGACGAAGTAACAAAGAAGGAGCTTGAGGATTTACAAGGTCAGGTTGAACTCCTCAAGAAAGAACTGGCAAAGGAAAAGAAAGACAAAGAAGCAGTCAAGTCTCAAGCTGAGAGTCTGAACCGTGAATATGACAGACTTACAGAGGAACACAGCAAGTTGCAGAAGAAGATCACAATTGCAGGTGGTGACAAAAAAGATGAGTAA